Proteins from one Mesorhizobium sp. M9A.F.Ca.ET.002.03.1.2 genomic window:
- a CDS encoding DUF1491 family protein produces MRVTTDLWVSALLRRVFGAGGFAAVVKRGATEAGAVFVLARGRLGEVALFGPAPQTSYDSAKPGDRFFSLLGAGDDAAVFDARLEKEKKFDPDIWVVEIEAGSVPVEDLISVKSL; encoded by the coding sequence ATGCGCGTAACCACCGATCTGTGGGTATCGGCCCTGTTGCGCCGGGTTTTCGGCGCAGGCGGCTTTGCCGCCGTGGTCAAGCGCGGCGCGACCGAAGCTGGTGCCGTCTTCGTGCTGGCGCGTGGTCGCCTGGGCGAGGTTGCCTTGTTCGGGCCGGCGCCGCAGACGAGCTACGATTCAGCCAAGCCCGGCGACCGTTTCTTCAGCCTGCTTGGCGCCGGCGACGATGCCGCCGTCTTTGACGCGCGATTGGAAAAGGAGAAGAAATTCGATCCCGACATCTGGGTGGTCGAGATCGAGGCCGGCTCTGTTCCCGTCGAGGACCTTATTTCCGTCAAGTCGCTCTGA
- a CDS encoding HAMP domain-containing sensor histidine kinase encodes MVHPSVLGQNDRRRQRRFIGVMLAAPFFAAGAAVTLVTSGLGAAVTMAAIFATFGLCWFTALLVAASGRMAFAGQAALAMGSLALAAVIAAAGGLASPVAMLVVALPFEAWWIGASRRAALWGSVSASVAILLQSFAGSVFPFGAAEIAAWHWLLPLAWALALVPRIAALGDPAGAQPATDDRLETVIDAVVLRVGRHGEVLDASAKARTILKLQPELLFGTGLFDRIHLSDRVAYLSALADMRDGAPARRLDLRVRLPQNGNGPTADNYRAFSLELTRAEQQEDVFTFVLRENDEVAGLREELAAAKEAAASAEVAKGRFLAVVSHELRTPLNAIIGFSDMLLHEMFGTFKDPRQKEYVGLVKESGQHLLAVVTSILDVSRIEAGAYATEPEPFRFVEAVEMCQSMMRLQAEAKNIDLQAQIAPDAGEINADRRAVQQILINLVSNAIKFTPDGGDVVIGAKRIGSRLHFWVRDTGIGIAEEDFANLGKPFMQIQNDYTRRFEGTGLGLSLVKGLVALHEGTMSIESMPGEGTTVTISLPVNGPRGRSTDKPGVLPMPATRTEGETKGDRDGSLRKTA; translated from the coding sequence ATGGTTCATCCGTCGGTCCTCGGACAGAACGACCGTCGGCGCCAGCGCCGGTTTATCGGTGTCATGCTGGCCGCTCCGTTCTTCGCCGCGGGTGCAGCGGTCACGCTGGTCACCTCAGGCCTGGGCGCGGCGGTGACCATGGCCGCGATCTTTGCGACTTTCGGCCTTTGCTGGTTTACCGCCTTGCTGGTGGCGGCATCGGGCAGGATGGCGTTCGCCGGCCAGGCCGCCCTGGCGATGGGCAGTCTTGCTCTTGCCGCTGTCATTGCCGCGGCGGGAGGTCTGGCCTCGCCAGTCGCCATGCTTGTCGTGGCGCTGCCGTTCGAGGCCTGGTGGATCGGTGCGTCTCGTCGCGCTGCACTGTGGGGTTCCGTATCCGCATCTGTCGCTATCCTGCTGCAGTCTTTTGCCGGGTCTGTGTTCCCGTTCGGCGCGGCGGAAATCGCCGCGTGGCATTGGCTGCTGCCGCTGGCCTGGGCGCTCGCCCTCGTTCCGCGTATCGCGGCGCTTGGCGATCCGGCCGGCGCGCAGCCGGCGACCGACGATCGGCTCGAGACCGTCATCGACGCCGTTGTCCTGCGGGTCGGCAGGCATGGCGAGGTTCTGGATGCGTCGGCAAAGGCGCGCACGATCTTGAAGCTGCAGCCGGAACTGCTGTTCGGTACCGGCCTGTTCGATCGTATCCATCTGTCGGATCGCGTCGCATATCTCAGCGCCTTGGCCGACATGCGCGATGGCGCGCCAGCGCGCCGGCTCGATCTTCGCGTCCGGCTGCCGCAAAACGGCAACGGCCCGACGGCGGACAATTACCGGGCGTTTTCCCTTGAGCTGACGCGTGCGGAACAGCAGGAGGACGTCTTCACGTTCGTCCTGCGCGAAAACGACGAAGTCGCCGGATTGCGCGAAGAGCTTGCCGCTGCGAAAGAGGCGGCCGCGTCTGCCGAAGTTGCGAAAGGCCGGTTTCTGGCGGTTGTCAGCCACGAGCTTCGTACGCCGCTGAACGCCATCATCGGTTTTTCCGACATGCTGCTGCATGAAATGTTCGGTACCTTCAAGGATCCGCGCCAGAAGGAATATGTCGGCCTGGTCAAGGAGTCCGGCCAGCATCTGCTTGCCGTCGTCACTTCGATACTCGACGTGTCGAGGATCGAAGCCGGCGCCTATGCGACCGAGCCGGAACCGTTCCGCTTCGTGGAAGCGGTCGAAATGTGCCAGTCGATGATGCGCTTGCAGGCTGAGGCAAAGAACATCGACCTGCAGGCTCAGATCGCACCGGATGCAGGCGAGATAAACGCCGATCGTCGTGCCGTGCAGCAGATACTGATCAACCTCGTTTCCAACGCGATCAAGTTCACGCCCGATGGCGGCGATGTCGTCATCGGCGCCAAGCGGATCGGTTCGCGACTGCATTTCTGGGTCAGGGACACCGGCATCGGCATCGCCGAGGAAGATTTTGCCAATCTCGGCAAGCCGTTCATGCAGATCCAGAACGACTATACACGCCGCTTCGAGGGAACCGGGCTCGGTCTGTCGCTGGTGAAGGGCCTGGTGGCGCTGCACGAGGGCACGATGTCGATCGAAAGCATGCCGGGCGAGGGAACCACGGTAACGATCAGCTTGCCGGTGAACGGACCGAGGGGGCGTTCGACGGACAAGCCTGGCGTGCTGCCGATGCCAGCGACCAGAACGGAAGGGGAGACGAAAGGGGACAGGGATGGCTCGCTCCGCAAAACGGCCTAA
- a CDS encoding DUF1214 domain-containing protein, translating to MLKNAFLTLLALAIAIGGGSGSVWYALKTQDGIGAIRIGQWTAFPDIGTQAADPYSKARVAREGVLALGQAEGLSFVAERDSGGELLKRQCAYEIEGGFPTARFWTLYAADQSLGVVETGKPRPAALQSYQVLRQPDNSVVISVGNRPAPGNWLFSDGVGRMYFVLTFYDTPIASSTGLSDVTLPQIVKVGCNA from the coding sequence ATGCTCAAGAACGCATTCCTGACGCTCCTCGCGCTTGCCATAGCCATCGGCGGCGGCAGCGGCAGCGTCTGGTACGCTCTCAAGACGCAGGATGGCATAGGTGCGATCAGGATCGGCCAATGGACGGCGTTCCCCGATATCGGCACGCAGGCGGCGGACCCTTATTCGAAAGCCCGCGTGGCGCGCGAGGGTGTCCTCGCACTCGGGCAGGCAGAAGGCCTGTCCTTTGTCGCCGAACGCGATTCCGGCGGCGAACTGTTGAAACGCCAATGCGCCTATGAAATCGAAGGCGGATTCCCCACGGCGCGGTTCTGGACCCTCTATGCCGCCGATCAGTCGCTCGGGGTGGTCGAGACCGGCAAGCCAAGGCCTGCGGCACTTCAATCCTACCAGGTGCTGCGCCAGCCGGACAATTCGGTGGTGATTTCCGTCGGCAACCGTCCCGCGCCCGGCAACTGGCTGTTTTCCGACGGCGTCGGCCGGATGTATTTCGTGCTGACATTCTACGACACGCCTATCGCCAGCAGCACGGGTCTTTCGGATGTCACGCTGCCGCAGATCGTGAAGGTCGGCTGCAATGCGTAA
- a CDS encoding DUF1254 domain-containing protein gives MRKLLHAILLGLLGAGIVHVIVLLLVPEFSERDAWSRLAMASDLYTMTRLDAEAGGAPVVKSVDPLFYAAACRFDLSEGMVRVKASGNVPFWSVSVYDRSGHNIYSFNDHSATGRGLDTIVLTPAQMIEIRKDLPEELQGAIFVEAPIDEGMFVIRSFVPDDSWKPVVSRFLEQGSCEPQDF, from the coding sequence ATGCGTAAGCTGCTGCACGCGATCCTGCTTGGCCTGCTTGGCGCCGGCATCGTGCACGTCATCGTGCTGCTGCTCGTCCCGGAATTTTCCGAACGCGATGCCTGGTCGCGCCTGGCCATGGCCTCGGACCTCTATACGATGACCAGGCTGGACGCGGAGGCCGGCGGGGCGCCGGTGGTGAAGTCCGTCGATCCACTGTTTTATGCGGCGGCTTGCCGGTTCGATCTGTCCGAAGGGATGGTGCGGGTCAAGGCATCGGGAAACGTCCCGTTCTGGTCCGTATCGGTCTATGACCGCAGCGGCCACAACATCTATTCCTTCAACGACCACAGTGCGACCGGAAGGGGTCTCGACACTATCGTACTGACGCCGGCGCAGATGATCGAGATCCGCAAGGATCTTCCCGAGGAATTGCAAGGGGCGATCTTCGTCGAGGCGCCCATCGACGAAGGCATGTTCGTCATCCGCTCTTTCGTGCCCGACGACAGCTGGAAGCCGGTCGTGTCACGGTTTCTCGAGCAAGGCTCCTGCGAGCCGCAGGATTTCTGA
- a CDS encoding SH3 domain-containing protein, whose product MKFRFHAAAALAVASTVLVFTGQSHATVFAAWQVTNVPFGDTLNVRKYPEGSSQKQAAYPNGAVLQMTGKCTGSTNLLDIANQPAWKQKQKIRYRWCEVWHDPARNGNFVTGWVYGKYITPH is encoded by the coding sequence ATGAAATTCCGTTTTCATGCTGCCGCGGCTCTCGCCGTCGCTTCGACAGTTTTGGTCTTTACCGGCCAGTCTCATGCAACCGTGTTCGCAGCTTGGCAAGTGACCAACGTGCCGTTTGGCGACACGCTCAACGTGCGCAAGTATCCGGAGGGGTCATCACAGAAGCAGGCCGCCTATCCCAACGGTGCCGTTTTGCAGATGACTGGGAAATGCACCGGCAGCACAAACCTGCTCGACATAGCCAATCAGCCAGCCTGGAAGCAGAAACAGAAGATCCGCTATCGCTGGTGCGAAGTCTGGCATGATCCGGCACGCAACGGCAATTTCGTCACCGGCTGGGTCTATGGAAAATACATCACCCCACATTGA
- a CDS encoding cytochrome c — protein sequence MRLLKKLVGAALVLGGVGAVAGWLLSAPVKLDAETLAQLGSGDAARGKRIFYAGGCTSCHAKPGSQGDARLQLAGGLQLKTPFGTFVPPNISQDATDGIGAWSVEDLANAMLKGVSPTGEHFYPAFPYASYARMKPADIADLHAFMKTLPAVAGKAPANSLGFPFNIRRGIGLWKRLYLNDQPVVSFPDGTPDPVMAGRYLVEGPGHCGECHTPRAFTGGTKKSEWLAGAAAAEGSGIVPNITSGEGGLSDWSEADIAYYLETGFTPDFDSVGGAMVDVQRNMAELTSEDRAAISAYLKAIPPHPNGYPARKQPSS from the coding sequence ATGCGCCTGCTGAAAAAACTTGTTGGCGCCGCCCTCGTTCTGGGCGGCGTCGGCGCGGTTGCTGGCTGGCTGTTGTCGGCGCCGGTCAAGCTCGACGCTGAGACCCTGGCGCAGCTCGGCTCCGGCGATGCGGCCAGGGGCAAGCGCATTTTCTACGCCGGCGGCTGCACGTCCTGTCATGCGAAGCCGGGCTCGCAAGGCGACGCCCGCCTTCAACTGGCCGGCGGTCTCCAACTCAAGACGCCGTTCGGCACCTTCGTGCCGCCAAACATTTCGCAGGATGCCACTGACGGCATCGGCGCCTGGTCGGTCGAGGACCTTGCCAACGCCATGCTGAAGGGCGTGTCGCCGACCGGCGAGCATTTTTACCCGGCGTTTCCCTATGCATCCTACGCGCGTATGAAGCCGGCCGACATTGCCGACCTCCATGCCTTCATGAAGACGCTCCCCGCCGTCGCCGGCAAGGCGCCCGCCAATTCGCTGGGGTTCCCGTTCAATATCCGTCGCGGCATCGGGCTGTGGAAACGTCTCTATTTGAATGACCAGCCGGTGGTGTCCTTCCCCGATGGCACGCCGGATCCGGTGATGGCCGGCCGCTACCTAGTCGAAGGGCCGGGCCATTGCGGCGAATGCCATACGCCGCGTGCCTTCACCGGCGGGACCAAGAAGAGCGAGTGGCTGGCGGGTGCTGCGGCCGCCGAGGGCAGCGGCATCGTGCCGAACATCACCTCGGGCGAAGGCGGGCTCAGTGACTGGTCGGAGGCCGACATCGCCTACTATCTCGAAACCGGCTTCACGCCGGATTTCGATTCCGTGGGCGGCGCCATGGTCGATGTGCAGAGAAACATGGCCGAGCTCACGTCTGAGGACCGGGCGGCGATATCAGCCTATCTGAAGGCCATACCGCCGCATCCCAACGGCTATCCGGCGCGCAAGCAGCCTTCGAGCTGA
- a CDS encoding cytochrome c: MRKLILAISMLAFAGSAALADPILDRQALMKERGKIAGGLSKVVKGENPFDAAAVMTSLQALQANAEKFDAEALFPAGSETGNDTTAAPKIWQDMAGFKATHDKYLADVKAAVAAAPADVDALKVQFNTIGGDCGTCHETYRIKKD, encoded by the coding sequence ATGAGAAAGCTTATCCTCGCCATCTCGATGCTCGCCTTCGCCGGGTCAGCGGCACTTGCCGATCCGATCCTGGATCGGCAGGCCCTGATGAAGGAACGTGGCAAGATCGCCGGCGGATTGTCGAAAGTGGTCAAGGGCGAAAACCCTTTCGATGCCGCTGCCGTGATGACGTCGTTGCAGGCGCTTCAGGCTAATGCTGAGAAATTCGACGCCGAGGCTCTTTTCCCGGCGGGCAGCGAGACCGGCAACGACACCACGGCTGCTCCCAAGATCTGGCAAGACATGGCCGGCTTCAAGGCAACTCACGACAAGTATCTCGCCGACGTCAAGGCTGCGGTCGCCGCCGCCCCCGCGGACGTCGATGCCTTGAAGGTGCAGTTCAACACCATCGGCGGCGATTGCGGCACCTGCCATGAGACCTATCGGATAAAAAAGGACTGA
- a CDS encoding MucR family transcriptional regulator translates to MDIVETPSRNSDALIELTADVVAAYVSNNPVPVGELPSLIADVHAALGRVGGASEQPPADKQKPAVNPKRSVHDDYIVCLEDGKKFKSLKRHLMTHYGLTPDEYREKWNLDASYPMVAPNYAAARSQLAKKMGLGRKRKGR, encoded by the coding sequence ATGGATATTGTCGAAACACCTTCCAGAAATAGTGATGCGCTGATCGAATTGACGGCCGACGTCGTCGCCGCCTATGTCAGCAACAATCCGGTGCCGGTCGGCGAGCTGCCGAGCCTTATCGCCGATGTCCATGCTGCCCTCGGGCGCGTGGGCGGGGCCAGTGAACAACCTCCTGCCGATAAGCAGAAGCCGGCTGTAAACCCGAAACGCTCCGTCCATGACGACTACATCGTCTGTCTTGAAGACGGCAAGAAGTTCAAGTCGCTGAAGCGTCATTTGATGACCCACTACGGCCTGACGCCCGACGAGTACCGTGAAAAATGGAATCTGGACGCGAGCTATCCGATGGTTGCTCCCAACTATGCTGCTGCCCGCTCGCAGCTTGCCAAGAAGATGGGACTCGGTCGCAAGCGCAAGGGGCGCTGA
- a CDS encoding DUF5330 domain-containing protein — protein sequence MGFLIRMAFWFSLVLLALPLNVGSDEAGYQSVGPIQALFAAREAVGDIAGICERKPGVCETGKSAMHTITARARETAKIAAAMLDDKTAEPDTATTTGSVPEAVVLPAKVDLPVKVDLPVKN from the coding sequence ATGGGCTTTCTGATAAGGATGGCTTTCTGGTTCTCGCTGGTGCTTCTGGCGCTGCCGCTGAATGTCGGCTCCGACGAGGCAGGCTACCAAAGCGTCGGGCCGATCCAGGCCTTGTTTGCGGCACGCGAAGCGGTCGGCGATATTGCCGGCATATGCGAGCGTAAGCCCGGCGTCTGCGAGACCGGCAAGTCCGCAATGCACACGATCACCGCCCGGGCCAGGGAGACCGCCAAGATCGCGGCCGCCATGCTGGACGACAAGACCGCCGAACCCGACACGGCGACGACGACCGGCAGCGTGCCCGAGGCCGTCGTCTTGCCCGCGAAAGTCGACTTGCCGGTGAAAGTCGACTTGCCGGTAAAAAACTGA
- a CDS encoding SufE family protein: MTTTIQTIRDDFSLLDEWEDRYRYVIELGEALPPFPDEERNPTNKVPGCVSQVWLTTDYGPGADPVVTFAGDSDAHIVRGLVAIMLALFSRRPASEIQKIDAEATLKALGLDEHLSPQRANGLRSMVKRIKRDAEVALRQTA; the protein is encoded by the coding sequence ATGACCACGACGATCCAAACGATCCGCGACGACTTCTCCCTGCTTGACGAGTGGGAAGACCGCTATCGCTACGTAATCGAACTGGGCGAGGCCCTGCCGCCGTTTCCCGATGAGGAACGCAACCCCACCAACAAGGTGCCCGGCTGCGTCAGCCAGGTCTGGCTGACCACTGACTATGGGCCAGGCGCCGACCCAGTCGTCACCTTCGCCGGTGATTCGGACGCCCATATCGTGCGCGGCCTCGTCGCCATCATGCTGGCGCTGTTTTCGAGACGTCCCGCCAGCGAGATCCAGAAGATCGACGCGGAAGCCACGCTGAAGGCACTCGGCCTCGACGAACACCTGTCGCCGCAACGCGCCAATGGTCTTCGTTCGATGGTCAAGCGCATCAAGCGCGACGCCGAGGTCGCCTTGAGGCAGACCGCCTGA
- a CDS encoding S9 family peptidase yields the protein MTRTPVFPAVSLPQPEKRPVFDIHHGVTRTDDYAWLRADNWQEMFRDPSLLDSRIRAHLEAENAYQAALMADTAQLRKQLFKEMKGRIKEDDSSVPMKDGPYAYGSSFKLGGEQPRYFRMPRDGGDQQILLDGDLEAEGKAYFRLGGVDHSADHGKLLWAFDDKGSEFFTLRVRDLASGSDLADRIPDTGGGGVWNAGNDGFFYTRLDSNHRPSKVLFHALGDNPQNDRLIYEETDPGFFMNVGGTRSNEWIMIGINDHETSEYRLMSASGPFAEPKLVSPRETGLQYDLEEGGDIFFILTNADGAKDFKIMTAPASDPARANWQELVPHEAGRLILSVIGFKDHMVRLERKEGLPRIVVRDRKSGEEHLISFDEEAFSLGLSGSYEYDTEIMRFSYSSMTTPAQVFDYNMRTRERVLLKTQEVPSGHDPDHYVTRRLMAPAADGELVPVSLIHHRETPLDGTAPCLLYGYGSYGITVPAAFNTNCLSLVDRGFVYAIAHVRGGKDKGYGWYDDGKRAHKMNTFTDFIAVAHHLVAERYTAHDRIVAQGGSAGGMLMGAIANKAPECFGGIVAEVPFVDVLTTMLDATLPLTPPEWPEWGNPIASEEDYQTIAAYSPYDNVAALDYPPILALAGLTDPRVTYWEPAKWVARLRDRKSGDNPVLFKINMDSGHAGASGRFSRLEEIAFTYAFALKVAGKADLAPTAPSVLSDA from the coding sequence ATGACCAGAACCCCAGTATTTCCAGCTGTCAGCCTACCGCAGCCAGAGAAGCGACCGGTTTTCGACATACATCATGGGGTAACCCGGACGGACGACTATGCCTGGCTGCGAGCCGACAATTGGCAAGAGATGTTCAGGGATCCGTCCCTGCTCGACAGCCGGATCCGCGCCCATCTCGAAGCCGAGAACGCCTATCAGGCGGCGCTGATGGCCGACACCGCCCAACTGCGGAAGCAGCTTTTCAAGGAGATGAAGGGCCGCATCAAGGAAGACGATTCTTCCGTGCCGATGAAGGATGGGCCCTATGCCTATGGGTCATCCTTCAAGCTTGGTGGCGAGCAGCCGCGTTATTTCCGCATGCCACGCGATGGCGGCGACCAACAGATCCTGCTCGATGGCGACCTCGAGGCCGAGGGCAAGGCCTATTTCCGCCTCGGTGGCGTCGACCACTCGGCCGATCACGGCAAGCTTCTTTGGGCATTCGACGACAAGGGCTCCGAGTTCTTCACGCTTCGTGTGCGCGATCTTGCCAGCGGTAGCGATCTGGCGGACCGTATTCCGGATACCGGTGGCGGCGGCGTTTGGAATGCCGGCAATGACGGGTTCTTCTACACCCGCCTCGATTCCAATCATCGCCCTTCCAAGGTGCTGTTCCATGCCCTTGGCGACAACCCGCAAAATGACCGGCTGATCTATGAGGAAACCGATCCCGGCTTCTTCATGAATGTCGGCGGCACGCGCTCCAACGAATGGATCATGATCGGCATCAACGATCACGAGACCTCGGAGTACCGACTGATGAGCGCCAGCGGGCCGTTCGCCGAACCGAAGCTGGTTTCGCCCCGCGAGACCGGCCTGCAATACGACCTCGAAGAGGGCGGCGACATCTTCTTCATTCTCACCAATGCCGACGGCGCCAAGGATTTCAAGATCATGACGGCGCCGGCGAGCGACCCGGCGCGCGCCAACTGGCAGGAGCTGGTGCCGCACGAAGCGGGCCGGCTGATCCTCTCGGTGATCGGCTTCAAGGACCATATGGTCAGGCTCGAACGCAAGGAAGGCCTGCCGCGCATCGTCGTGCGCGACCGCAAGAGCGGCGAGGAACATCTTATCTCTTTCGACGAGGAAGCCTTCTCGCTCGGCCTGTCGGGATCGTATGAATACGACACCGAGATCATGCGCTTTTCCTACTCGTCGATGACGACGCCGGCGCAGGTCTTCGACTATAACATGCGCACCCGCGAGCGCGTGCTGCTGAAGACCCAGGAAGTTCCGTCCGGTCACGACCCGGACCACTATGTGACGCGGCGTCTGATGGCGCCCGCCGCCGACGGCGAACTGGTGCCGGTCTCGCTTATCCATCACCGCGAAACGCCACTCGACGGAACAGCGCCTTGCCTGCTCTACGGTTATGGATCCTATGGCATCACGGTGCCGGCCGCGTTCAACACCAACTGTCTTTCATTGGTCGATCGCGGCTTCGTCTACGCCATAGCCCATGTCCGCGGCGGCAAGGACAAGGGTTATGGCTGGTATGACGACGGCAAGCGGGCGCACAAGATGAACACGTTCACCGATTTCATCGCAGTCGCACACCACCTCGTCGCCGAGCGCTACACGGCCCATGACCGCATCGTCGCTCAGGGCGGCTCGGCCGGCGGCATGCTGATGGGCGCGATCGCCAACAAGGCGCCGGAATGCTTCGGCGGCATCGTCGCCGAGGTTCCGTTCGTCGACGTGCTCACCACCATGCTCGACGCGACCTTGCCGCTGACGCCACCGGAATGGCCTGAATGGGGCAATCCGATCGCTTCGGAGGAAGACTACCAGACGATCGCCGCCTACTCGCCTTATGACAATGTCGCAGCGCTCGACTATCCGCCGATCCTGGCGCTTGCCGGCCTTACCGACCCGCGCGTCACCTACTGGGAGCCGGCCAAATGGGTGGCGCGGCTGCGCGACCGCAAGAGCGGCGACAATCCGGTGCTGTTCAAGATCAACATGGACTCTGGCCATGCCGGCGCGTCGGGCCGGTTCTCCAGGCTCGAGGAAATCGCTTTCACCTACGCCTTTGCGCTGAAGGTGGCGGGCAAGGCTGACCTTGCCCCCACAGCGCCAAGCGTCCTTTCGGACGCGTAG
- a CDS encoding peptidoglycan-binding domain-containing protein, giving the protein MARSAKRPKAVKRRGNAFQGGAVAVGSLISRNPVLVGGSTAFLVTLFYVSANALWYQPFPHAGAFFATRSMEGFPRAAAIEPETTINIVRPGPAPIKSDPVVEQVQNILKGLDLYTGTVDGIPGPATRKAIQAYQQKVGLDASGEIDSALLDQLGATPTASTAVPHPAPRPGDTAAVPASASAPANASAPAPDARIVKIQAGLKAFGNDDMQLDGVVGARTKAAIKEFQSLFGLPETGEPDEVVYAKMREIGLTN; this is encoded by the coding sequence ATGGCTCGCTCCGCAAAACGGCCTAAGGCGGTGAAGCGCCGCGGCAACGCCTTCCAGGGTGGCGCGGTCGCGGTCGGCAGCCTGATTTCTCGCAATCCGGTTCTGGTCGGCGGTTCGACCGCCTTCCTGGTGACGTTGTTTTACGTTTCGGCGAACGCTCTCTGGTACCAGCCTTTTCCCCATGCCGGCGCGTTTTTCGCGACCAGGAGCATGGAGGGCTTTCCTCGAGCGGCCGCCATCGAACCTGAAACCACCATCAACATCGTGCGGCCGGGCCCGGCGCCGATCAAGAGCGATCCGGTGGTCGAGCAGGTCCAGAACATATTGAAGGGCCTCGATCTCTATACCGGCACGGTCGACGGGATTCCCGGCCCCGCCACGCGCAAGGCCATACAAGCCTATCAGCAGAAGGTCGGGCTCGATGCTTCCGGCGAGATCGACAGCGCTCTGCTCGATCAACTGGGCGCTACGCCAACCGCCTCAACGGCCGTGCCGCATCCGGCACCTCGCCCCGGCGACACGGCCGCCGTTCCCGCTTCCGCTTCGGCGCCGGCAAATGCGTCAGCGCCGGCACCAGACGCCCGCATCGTCAAGATCCAGGCCGGGTTGAAGGCATTCGGCAATGACGACATGCAGCTTGATGGCGTGGTGGGGGCACGCACCAAGGCGGCGATCAAGGAGTTCCAGTCGCTGTTCGGGCTGCCGGAGACCGGCGAACCCGACGAGGTCGTCTACGCCAAGATGCGCGAGATCGGCCTGACCAACTGA